One Polaribacter sp. KT25b DNA segment encodes these proteins:
- a CDS encoding WG repeat-containing protein yields the protein MKNLKGNILFFIIIFISINVFSQKKFKVKTEEKYETKNQYYLVDEKENILQKLDTSKYYIFLEENSLKYFAVFGIKGENGWSAIDSNENILFQVYNSVNGEPSPDSLIENKIRIINENNKIGFANEKGEIIINHQFEIVTSFRKNRAIFGNKCKKVYWKKEKHENGCNHYSIECSEHGYINEKGKILISGNYTFEEIMKELNWKNE from the coding sequence ATGAAAAACTTGAAAGGAAACATCCTATTCTTTATAATAATATTTATTTCAATTAACGTTTTCTCTCAAAAGAAATTTAAAGTTAAAACTGAAGAAAAATATGAAACTAAAAATCAATACTATCTTGTAGATGAAAAAGAAAATATATTACAGAAATTAGACACTTCAAAATACTATATTTTTTTGGAGGAAAATTCTTTGAAATATTTTGCGGTTTTTGGAATAAAAGGAGAAAACGGTTGGTCTGCAATTGACTCAAATGAAAACATACTTTTTCAAGTATATAATTCAGTAAATGGGGAACCTTCACCTGACAGTTTAATAGAAAATAAGATCAGAATAATTAACGAGAATAATAAAATTGGTTTTGCGAATGAAAAAGGAGAAATAATAATAAATCACCAATTTGAAATAGTTACTTCATTTAGGAAAAACAGAGCAATTTTTGGAAATAAATGCAAAAAAGTATATTGGAAAAAGGAAAAGCACGAAAATGGTTGCAATCATTATTCGATTGAATGCTCAGAACACGGTTACATAAACGAGAAAGGAAAAATATTGATATCTGGAAATTACACGTTTGAGGAAATAATGAAAGAATTAAATTGGAAAAACGAATAA
- a CDS encoding alpha/beta fold hydrolase, translating into MKKLAILFVIFCYQTTTYSQSEKYSFNIEIKGQGKPIILIPGLASSGKVWEETTDTLEKNFECHILTLAGFANQSAISLENGYLPIIENEIIKYVQDELNEKPILIGHSLGGFLSLSIASSQPKLLKKIIIVDSYPFMSAAHNPNATVENVIPQAKMMKEMMLSTSDSQFIQQQKMTMPTMITDSTNIQLANKWSIQSDRNTMAQAMFELMTTDLRDGIEKVKIPILVFGSWYGAKDYGITKETVEANYKNQFSKAANCEIIVAETAKHFIMWDEPKWFINSVEAFINYEE; encoded by the coding sequence ATGAAAAAATTAGCAATTCTATTCGTCATCTTTTGTTATCAAACAACAACTTACTCTCAATCTGAAAAATATTCTTTCAATATTGAAATTAAAGGGCAAGGGAAACCGATAATTTTAATTCCAGGATTGGCATCTTCTGGTAAAGTATGGGAAGAAACAACAGATACATTAGAGAAAAATTTTGAATGTCATATTTTAACTTTAGCAGGATTTGCTAATCAAAGTGCAATTTCACTCGAAAATGGTTACTTACCAATTATTGAAAACGAAATTATAAAGTATGTTCAGGATGAACTCAATGAAAAACCAATATTAATTGGACATAGTTTGGGTGGTTTTTTATCACTTTCAATTGCAAGTTCTCAACCTAAATTATTGAAAAAGATTATAATTGTAGACTCATACCCATTTATGTCAGCAGCTCATAACCCAAATGCAACCGTAGAAAATGTGATTCCACAAGCAAAAATGATGAAAGAAATGATGCTATCAACTTCTGATAGTCAATTTATTCAACAACAAAAAATGACGATGCCCACTATGATAACTGATTCCACAAATATTCAGTTGGCGAATAAATGGTCTATACAATCAGACAGAAATACAATGGCACAAGCAATGTTTGAACTTATGACAACAGATTTAAGAGATGGTATTGAAAAAGTAAAAATTCCTATCCTTGTATTTGGAAGTTGGTATGGAGCAAAAGATTACGGAATAACAAAAGAAACAGTTGAAGCAAACTATAAAAATCAATTTTCAAAAGCAGCTAATTGCGAAATTATAGTTGCAGAAACAGCCAAACACTTTATAATGTGGGACGAACCTAAATGGTTTATTAATTCGGTTGAAGCATTTATAAATTATGAAGAATAA
- a CDS encoding TlpA disulfide reductase family protein, producing the protein MKRILLVLLLAINVLVYSQIPKEAFELTNSLPDLWEKENPEEAIKSSEKLNEIFQPFFIDRLHHSLAQTILRNKGKGNETVFLNELYKKDKISIKKIIEPIYLWNKSFKINRSDKADSLLKTYYAKLSDSTNYNSKIELYGLLIVKEFEDKEIGSSKLKDKILSKIVLNLSLNPLINNPAKGNRRIKEERAYYRFLLAYNYNLLFEKNKTEESIKNASKYSPDQTDLQNKSGYFYDAYLLVNDLKNINYKKKYINFLSKNGKQEIALDMLLEETYIQATNENLKNLKGFYNQIVKNKTFKTIWSNYLNSKMLEVPKIKVEFKEEILDLSKKRDSWVYIDIWGTWCAPCIKELPEFDKVAKEYNKKLDSKIKFYSFSYNSKKLEEFMNKNNYTFPVSEINKQITQLFKVSAYPTKILISPDNKYLKIPFGVNWKEFIKNYTLID; encoded by the coding sequence ATGAAAAGAATCCTATTAGTATTACTCCTGGCAATAAATGTTTTAGTTTATTCTCAAATCCCTAAAGAAGCTTTTGAATTAACAAACTCATTACCTGATTTATGGGAAAAAGAAAATCCTGAAGAAGCAATAAAATCTTCCGAAAAACTAAATGAAATATTTCAACCTTTTTTTATTGATAGATTGCATCATTCATTAGCTCAAACTATTCTTAGAAATAAAGGTAAAGGAAATGAAACCGTATTTTTAAATGAGCTTTATAAAAAAGATAAAATCTCAATAAAAAAAATAATAGAACCTATCTACTTATGGAATAAATCTTTTAAAATAAATAGATCAGATAAAGCAGATTCATTATTAAAAACGTATTATGCAAAATTATCTGATTCTACAAATTATAACTCAAAAATAGAATTATATGGACTTTTAATTGTTAAAGAATTTGAAGATAAAGAAATTGGCAGTTCAAAACTTAAGGATAAAATTCTCTCTAAAATAGTCTTAAATTTATCTTTAAACCCACTAATAAATAACCCTGCTAAAGGAAACCGTAGAATTAAAGAAGAGCGTGCTTATTATAGATTTTTATTAGCATATAATTACAATCTTCTTTTTGAAAAGAACAAAACAGAAGAATCTATTAAAAATGCTTCAAAATATAGCCCAGACCAAACTGATTTACAAAATAAGTCAGGGTATTTTTATGATGCCTATTTATTGGTTAACGATCTAAAAAATATAAACTACAAAAAAAAATACATTAATTTTTTAAGTAAAAATGGTAAACAGGAAATAGCATTAGATATGTTGCTAGAGGAAACCTATATACAAGCCACAAATGAAAATTTAAAAAATTTAAAAGGTTTCTATAACCAAATAGTTAAAAATAAAACTTTTAAAACTATTTGGTCTAATTATCTTAATTCTAAAATGCTAGAAGTTCCCAAAATTAAAGTTGAATTTAAAGAAGAAATATTAGATTTATCTAAAAAAAGAGATAGTTGGGTTTATATTGATATTTGGGGAACTTGGTGTGCGCCTTGCATTAAAGAACTACCAGAGTTTGACAAAGTTGCAAAAGAATACAATAAAAAATTAGATTCAAAGATAAAATTTTATTCATTTTCCTATAACTCAAAAAAATTAGAGGAATTTATGAATAAGAATAATTATACATTTCCAGTCTCTGAAATAAATAAACAAATAACACAATTATTTAAAGTATCTGCTTATCCAACAAAAATTTTGATTTCACCTGATAATAAATATTTAAAAATACCATTTGGAGTTAATTGGAAAGAGTTTATAAAGAATTATACTCTAATTGATTAA
- a CDS encoding S41 family peptidase — translation MKKTILLIILYFLSLDLSFSQEKISNKDLKFYKELIKEFKKNSINKDSINWVLFEKKVLEKSKISKDSAIIEALSLNGESHSRYFKKDTKSSLHGKFKSKKIFQDFEKTGYIKIDYFTPSKTSLKETITKARKYINKRIEAIKLQDQKELNCWIIDLRNNGGGDMWPMIISLTPFFNNGILGYTVKKEKENIWRKENSKIYYKNINKTKKYLEKPFDYKLKNNNIKIAVLINNRTASSAEATAIALTNNENVKFFGTKTFGYTTNNTSIEMKNGDFLILTTGFWKNYNGKKFKDGIIPDFESCNEKELKESLKNWIKK, via the coding sequence ATGAAGAAAACGATATTATTAATTATACTTTATTTCTTAAGTTTAGATTTATCTTTTTCACAAGAAAAAATTTCTAATAAAGATTTAAAATTTTACAAAGAACTAATCAAAGAATTTAAGAAAAATTCAATCAACAAAGATTCAATTAATTGGGTTCTTTTTGAAAAGAAAGTTCTTGAAAAATCCAAAATATCAAAAGATTCTGCTATAATAGAAGCATTATCCTTAAATGGAGAATCACATTCGAGATACTTTAAAAAAGACACAAAGTCTTCTTTACATGGAAAATTTAAGTCTAAAAAAATATTTCAAGATTTTGAAAAAACTGGTTATATAAAAATAGATTATTTCACACCATCAAAAACAAGTCTAAAAGAAACAATAACAAAAGCACGAAAATATATAAATAAACGAATTGAAGCTATTAAATTACAAGACCAGAAAGAATTAAATTGTTGGATAATTGATTTAAGGAATAATGGTGGTGGTGATATGTGGCCAATGATTATTTCTTTAACTCCTTTTTTTAATAATGGAATTTTAGGTTATACTGTGAAAAAAGAAAAAGAGAATATTTGGAGAAAGGAAAACAGTAAAATCTATTATAAAAACATAAACAAAACAAAAAAATATTTAGAAAAACCATTTGATTATAAATTGAAAAATAATAACATTAAAATTGCTGTTTTGATTAATAATAGAACAGCAAGTTCAGCAGAAGCTACAGCTATTGCATTAACGAATAATGAAAATGTGAAATTTTTTGGAACTAAAACATTTGGTTATACTACAAATAATACTTCCATTGAAATGAAAAATGGAGACTTTTTAATTTTAACAACTGGATTTTGGAAAAATTATAATGGAAAAAAATTTAAAGATGGAATTATTCCTGATTTTGAATCTTGCAATGAGAAAGAATTGAAAGAATCTTTAAAAAATTGGATTAAAAAGTAA
- a CDS encoding RNA polymerase sigma factor gives MKNKEQKFKQVYEQSKDKVYRLCLGFMGNKTDADDLFQEVLIKVWNNLDTFRNESNIDTWIYRITTNTALLTLNRKTKLNKKEIAYQPNIPHYEIENLNATDKEQEVKKLYKSISLLKEIDRIIIGLLLENCSYDDISNITGLKTSNVGVRINRIKKILRKKLK, from the coding sequence ATGAAGAATAAAGAACAAAAATTTAAACAAGTCTATGAGCAATCAAAGGATAAAGTTTATCGGCTTTGTTTAGGGTTTATGGGAAATAAAACGGATGCTGATGATTTATTTCAAGAAGTTCTTATAAAAGTTTGGAATAATTTAGACACGTTTAGAAATGAGAGTAATATAGATACTTGGATTTACCGAATTACAACAAACACAGCACTCTTAACGCTGAATCGAAAAACCAAATTAAACAAAAAAGAGATAGCATATCAACCCAATATTCCTCATTACGAAATTGAGAACTTGAACGCAACTGATAAAGAACAAGAAGTAAAAAAACTCTATAAATCCATTTCATTACTTAAAGAAATAGATAGAATAATTATAGGTTTATTATTAGAGAATTGTAGTTATGACGACATTTCAAATATAACAGGATTAAAAACTTCGAATGTTGGAGTTAGAATAAATAGAATTAAAAAAATATTGAGAAAAAAACTCAAATAA